In Achromobacter pestifer, the DNA window GCGCCCTCAGATCTGGTCCAGGCCGTACTGGCGCAGGTGGTCCAGGTCCAGCACCTTGATCTGGTTGTAGGCCAGGGCCAGGATGCCCTGGTCCGCCAGCGTCTGCAGGGCCTGATTGACCCGCTGGCGCGACAGGCCCGTCAGATAGCCTAGTTCTTCCTGCGAGATCGCCAGCGTCAGATCGGTGGACGGATACAGCTGCGGATTGAACAGCTGCGCCAGCGACTGCGCCACGCGCGCGTCCGCGTCCAGCAATCGGTGGTTCTGGATGGAAGCGATGAACTCGCCCATGCGGTTGTTCAACTGGCCGATGACGAAATGCGAAAAAGGCAGGCTGGCCGACAGCAGCGCGTGGAAAGTGGCCGTGGGCACCTGCAACACCAGCGACGGCTGGATCGCCACCACGTCGTACTTGCGCAGTTCGCGCTTGATGACGCTGCCCTCGCCGAACCAGCCTCCCGGCGGCACGCCCGAAAACGTGCAGCTGCGGCCGGACTCGTTGTAGATGGCCAGCTTCAAGAGACCCGAATGCACGCCCAGCCAATAGTCCGAGGGCGCGTTGCGCCGCGCAATCCAGGCGCCGTTGGGCACCCGCTCGGCGCGTGAAGTCGCCAGCACCAGGTCCTGGTGGCGGGCCTCCAGCGCGGCAAACCAGGCACAGGCTCCGAACAGGCCGGCCAGTTCCGCGGCGGAAACAATGTTTGAAACGTCGGTCATGGGAATAACTGTGTAAAACTGGGGAAAGCCGGGCCGGCCGGACGTCTGTCATGCAGGTGACAGACAGCATTTTCCAGCCACGCATATGCTAGGGCAAGCGACGGGGATCAAACTCCCCGCACACGGATAAGGGACGCCGGCGCGTCCCAACTGGAGACAAGCATGAGCGGTATGAACGATCGCGGCCTCGAGCGCCGCGACGCCAACTACGAAGCCCTGACCCCGGTGGACTTCATCGCCCGCGCCGCGCAGGTCTATGGCCAGCGCCTGGCCATCGTCCACGGCAAGGTGCGGCGCAACTGGGCCCAGACCTACGAACGCGCCCAGCGCCTGGCCGGCGCGCTGGCGCAGGCCGGCATCAAGCGCGGCGACACCGTGGCCGTGATGCTGCCCAACATTCCCGCCATGGTCGAAGCCCACTTCGGCGTGCCCATGCTGGGCGCCGTGCTCAACACCCTGAACACCCGCCTGGACACGCCCAGCGTGCTGTTCATGCTGGGCCACGGCGAAGCGCAGGCGCTGATCGTGGACACGGAGTATGCCGAAGTCGCCCAACGCGCCCGGGCCGAATTCCCGCATCTGAAGCTCATCTCGGTGCACGACCTGGAAAGCGCCCCGGCGGAGCTGCCCGGCGCGATCGATTACGAAGCCTTCCTGGCCGGCGCCCCCGCCCGCTACGACTGGAAGCCGCCGGCCGACGAATGGGACGCCATCGCGCTGAACTACACGTCCGGCACCACCGGCGATCCCAAGGGCGTGGTCTACCACTACCGCGGCGCCTACCTGAACGCCATCAGCAACATCCTCGAATGGGACATGCCCAAGCATCCGGTCTATCTGTGGACCTTGCCGCTGTTCCACTGCAACGGCTGGTGCTTCGCCTGGACGGTGGCCGCGCGCGCCGGGGTCAACGTGTGCCTGCGCAAGTTCGACCCGCAGACCGTGTTCGACCTGATCCGCGCCGAAGGCGTCACCCACTATTGCGGCGCGCCCATCGTGCAGAGCGCGCTGGCCAATGCGCCGGCCGAGATGCGCGCCGGCATCGGCCACACCGTGCGCACCATGGTGGCGGGCGCCGCGCCCGCGCCGGCCGTCATCGCCAAGATGCGCGACATCGGCTTCGAGCTGACCCATGTGTACGGCCTGACCGAGGTCTACGGACCCGCGGCCGTGTGCGCCCGCCAAGAAGCCTGGGACGCGCTGGACGAGGAAGAGCGCGCGCTGCGCAATGCGCGCCAGGGCGTGCGCTACCACCTGCAGGCGGGCGTGTCCGTGCGCAATCCCGAGACCATGGAAGAGGTGCCGGCCGACGAGCAGACCGTGGGCGAGGTCATGTTCCGCGGCAACATCTGCATGAAGGGCTACCTGAAGAACGAGCGCGCCACCGAGCAGGCCTTTGCCGGCGGCTGGTTCCATACCGGCGACCTGGGCGTGATGACGGCCGACGGCTATGTCCGCATCAAGGACCGCAGCAAGGACATCATCATTTCCGGCGGCGAGAACATCTCCAGCATCGAAGTGGAAGATGCGCTCTACCGCCACCCCGCGGTGGCGGCGGTAGCCGTGGTGGCCATGCCCGATCCCAAGTGGGGCGAAACCCCCTGCGCCTTCGTCGAGCTCAAGCCCGGCTGCAGCGCCACCGCCGAAGAGATCATCGCGCACTGCAAGCTGCTGCTGCCCGGCTTCAAGGTGCCGCGCGCGGTGCGCTTCGGCGAACTGCCCAAGACTTCCACCGGCAAGATCCAGAAATTCGAACTGCGCGCCGCCGTCGGCGCAACCAAGGCCATCGACGTGGCCGGCCCCGGCAAGGCCGGCTGAATCCCTCGTCCCCATCCCATCCAGGAGCTCCGACGCCATGACGTACCAAGCCCCCGTCAAAGACATGCTGTTCGTGCTGAACCACCTTGCCGGCCTGCCGCAAGTCGGCGCGCTGCCCGGTTTCGAGGAAGCCACGCCCGACACCACCCAGGCCGTGCTGGAGGAATCCGCGCGCTACGCCGGCGACGTGCTGGCCCCGCTGAACCACGCCGCCGACCGCGAGCCCAGTTCCTGGCGCGACGGCGCCGTCACCACCTCGCCGGGCTTCAAGCAAGCGTTCGACCTGTACGCCGAGGCCGGCTGGCAGGGCATGACGCATCCGGTGGAATACGGCGGCCAGGGCCTGCCCGGCCTGATCGGCTCGCCCTGCTCCGAAATGCTGAACGCCGCCAACCTGTCGTTCGCGCTGTGTCCGCTGCTGACCAATGGCGCGATCGAGGCGCTGCTGACGGCCGGTTCGCCCGAACTGAAGCAGCGCTTCATCGAGCCCATGATTTCCGGACGCTGGACCGGCACCATGAACCTGACCGAGCCGCAGGCGGGCTCGGACCTGGCCATGGTCCGCTCGCGCGCGCAGCCCGCGGGTGACGGCACCTACCGCATCTCCGGCACCAAGATCTTCATCACCTACGGCGAGCACGATCTGGCCGAGAACATCCTGCACCTGGTGCTGGCGCGCCTGCCCGACGCGCCGGAAGGCGTCAAAGGCATTTCGCTGTTCCTGGTGCCGAAGTTCCTGGTCAACCAGGACGGCACGCTGGGCGCGCGCAACGACGTCCATTGCGTGTCGATCGAACACAAGCTGGGCATCAAGGCCAGCCCCACCTGCACGCTGCAGTTCGGCGACGCGGGCGGCGCGCTGGGCTATCTGGTGGGCCAGGAAAACCGCGGCCTGGACGCCATGTTCATCATGATGAATGCCGCCCGCTACGCGGTCGGCGTGCAAGGCGTGGCCGTCGCCGACCGCGCCTACCAGCACGCGCTGGCCTATGCCGCCGAGCGCGTACAGAGCCGCCCGGTGGACGGTTCGTCCAAGGACGCGGTGCCCATCATCCAGCACCCCGACGTGCGCCGCATGCTGGGCACCATGCGCGCCCTGACCGAGGCCGGCCGCGCCCTGGCCTACTACACCGCGGGCCACGCCGACCTGGCGCACGCCAGCCCCGACGCCGAGGCCCGCAAGCGCCACCTGGCGGTGCAGGAATACCTGGTGCCCATCGTCAAGGGCTGGTGCACCGAGATGTCGATCGACGTGGCCAGCCTGGGCGTGCAGGTGCACGGGGGCATGGGCTTCATCGAGGAAACCGGCGCGGCGCAGTACTACCGCGACGCGCGCATCCTCACGATCTACGAAGGCACCACGGCGATCCAGGCCAACGATCTGGTGGGCCGCAAGACCCTGCGCGACGGCGGCGCCGTCGCCCGCGCCCTGCTGGCGGAAGTCGGCAAGACCGAAGCGGCGCTGGAGGCCCGCAGCGAGCCCGCCGCCCGCCTGCTGCTGACGCCGCTGCGCCAGGCCCGCGCGGCGCTGGCCGACGCCATCGACTTCGTGCTTGCCAACGCCGCCAGCCGCCCCAACGCGGTGTTCGCCGCCGCCGTGCCGTATCTGCTGCTGGCGGGCACCACGTTTGCCGGCTGGCAGATGGCGCGCGCGCTGCTGGCCAGCCTGGACCTGCGCGAGGAAGACCCGGCTTTCCATGACGCCAAGATCGCCACCGCGCAGTGCTACGCGTTGCATAGGCTGAGCCAGGCGCCAGGGATGGCGGCGGTGGTCATGGGGTCTGGGGAGTATGCGGTGCAGCCGTAACTGCCGCTGGTCGGTGTTGGGCGGGCTTGATACAAGGATCGTCTGAGGTCTTGCGGCTTTCGGGGTGGCGTTCCAGTGCTTCGTAGGCCGCTCGTCGGCGCGGGCGCCTGAGTGGCGGGCGCCCACGATTGCGGTCCGGAGCCTTCGCTCCGGACTGCCCCGTCGTCATCTTCGTCCAGGCCTTCGGCCTTCCCTTCAGATTCCCTCGGGCGCATCGAGGTTGCCCACCACTCAGGCGCCCGCGCCGACGAGCTACTTGAATCTTGGCTTGGGGCGCTGCTGGAGCCGTGGTCAGGGACGATGCTTGTGTTGCCCGTCATTCTCGGCCGCGCGGGCGGCCGAGAATGACATACGTGATTTCTAGAATTTCTATTGTGTTCGCTTGCGCGAATGCGGTGACTGATTTGCTATTGATCCCCAGCTCGTGGGGGAATGGGCGGTGATGGGTGGCGCGCGGCGAATAGCCGCTTGCGCATGCGGACCTGGACGCGCGCCACCCATCCGGCACCCGCGTTGAAATGACGTTTGCTGGCCGACCCGTGCGCTTCGCCATTACCCCGAACGCAGCGCCCCACCAAATTACCCGGCTCTCACTTGCCGTACGCGTCACCAAGAGAACGCCCCACCACCAGCGCGCAGCGCCATCGCGCGACGCAAGACACCGCGTAAGCCCCAAGAGGCCGCCCGCGCGGCCGGCCTGGGGCGGGCCCCGCAAGACACGCCACCACCCCACCGACCGTGGCCAGAACGCCAAGCACACCGCTCGCCCCAGCGCCCGTGAAGATTCAACCAGTCGAGCCTGTCGCGTCGTGGGCTCGCGATGCGCGGGGCGTCGATAAGCCCGAGGGAATCTGAAGGAGTCGCCGAAGGCGAGGACGAAGATGACGAAGGGGAAGTCCGGAGCGAAGGCTCCGGACCGCAATCGCAGCCCCGCGCATCGCGAGCCCACGACG includes these proteins:
- a CDS encoding acyl-CoA synthetase, whose amino-acid sequence is MSGMNDRGLERRDANYEALTPVDFIARAAQVYGQRLAIVHGKVRRNWAQTYERAQRLAGALAQAGIKRGDTVAVMLPNIPAMVEAHFGVPMLGAVLNTLNTRLDTPSVLFMLGHGEAQALIVDTEYAEVAQRARAEFPHLKLISVHDLESAPAELPGAIDYEAFLAGAPARYDWKPPADEWDAIALNYTSGTTGDPKGVVYHYRGAYLNAISNILEWDMPKHPVYLWTLPLFHCNGWCFAWTVAARAGVNVCLRKFDPQTVFDLIRAEGVTHYCGAPIVQSALANAPAEMRAGIGHTVRTMVAGAAPAPAVIAKMRDIGFELTHVYGLTEVYGPAAVCARQEAWDALDEEERALRNARQGVRYHLQAGVSVRNPETMEEVPADEQTVGEVMFRGNICMKGYLKNERATEQAFAGGWFHTGDLGVMTADGYVRIKDRSKDIIISGGENISSIEVEDALYRHPAVAAVAVVAMPDPKWGETPCAFVELKPGCSATAEEIIAHCKLLLPGFKVPRAVRFGELPKTSTGKIQKFELRAAVGATKAIDVAGPGKAG
- a CDS encoding Crp/Fnr family transcriptional regulator produces the protein MTDVSNIVSAAELAGLFGACAWFAALEARHQDLVLATSRAERVPNGAWIARRNAPSDYWLGVHSGLLKLAIYNESGRSCTFSGVPPGGWFGEGSVIKRELRKYDVVAIQPSLVLQVPTATFHALLSASLPFSHFVIGQLNNRMGEFIASIQNHRLLDADARVAQSLAQLFNPQLYPSTDLTLAISQEELGYLTGLSRQRVNQALQTLADQGILALAYNQIKVLDLDHLRQYGLDQI
- a CDS encoding acyl-CoA dehydrogenase produces the protein MTYQAPVKDMLFVLNHLAGLPQVGALPGFEEATPDTTQAVLEESARYAGDVLAPLNHAADREPSSWRDGAVTTSPGFKQAFDLYAEAGWQGMTHPVEYGGQGLPGLIGSPCSEMLNAANLSFALCPLLTNGAIEALLTAGSPELKQRFIEPMISGRWTGTMNLTEPQAGSDLAMVRSRAQPAGDGTYRISGTKIFITYGEHDLAENILHLVLARLPDAPEGVKGISLFLVPKFLVNQDGTLGARNDVHCVSIEHKLGIKASPTCTLQFGDAGGALGYLVGQENRGLDAMFIMMNAARYAVGVQGVAVADRAYQHALAYAAERVQSRPVDGSSKDAVPIIQHPDVRRMLGTMRALTEAGRALAYYTAGHADLAHASPDAEARKRHLAVQEYLVPIVKGWCTEMSIDVASLGVQVHGGMGFIEETGAAQYYRDARILTIYEGTTAIQANDLVGRKTLRDGGAVARALLAEVGKTEAALEARSEPAARLLLTPLRQARAALADAIDFVLANAASRPNAVFAAAVPYLLLAGTTFAGWQMARALLASLDLREEDPAFHDAKIATAQCYALHRLSQAPGMAAVVMGSGEYAVQP